One Spirochaeta africana DSM 8902 genomic window carries:
- a CDS encoding cation diffusion facilitator family transporter, with protein MKLHEKSADTAVAGLVSVVVNTALFGVKLWVGMLSGSLAIIADAWHTLSDSLSSVVVILGALVASKPEDENHPFGHQRAEWIAALIIAALLAMVALNFGVEAVQRLREGTTARYGLAAVAVTTASILIKEGLAQYCLHRARRSGSEALRADAWHHRSDAFSSVVILAGILLGSRFFWIDAVLGLAVALLIMATAISLLRRVSSLVMGESPDSELVQSLSRVANREAGHDVLLHHVHQHVYGNHREVTMHIRLDNEMSIAEAHEMVDRIEMRMRRELDVEPTIHIEPRRRVESRSAVDPHLKGRVNR; from the coding sequence ATGAAACTGCATGAGAAATCCGCCGATACGGCTGTCGCCGGTCTGGTATCGGTGGTAGTGAATACTGCGCTGTTTGGAGTCAAGCTATGGGTCGGGATGCTGTCCGGCTCGCTGGCGATTATCGCTGATGCCTGGCACACCCTGTCCGACAGCCTGTCCTCGGTGGTAGTTATCCTGGGGGCACTGGTGGCCAGCAAGCCAGAGGACGAGAACCATCCCTTCGGGCATCAGCGGGCCGAATGGATCGCCGCCCTGATTATAGCTGCTTTGCTGGCCATGGTTGCCCTGAATTTCGGGGTGGAAGCGGTGCAGCGCCTGCGCGAGGGTACCACCGCCCGGTACGGACTGGCAGCGGTGGCGGTGACCACTGCCTCGATTCTGATCAAGGAGGGGTTGGCGCAGTACTGTCTGCACCGGGCGCGTCGCAGCGGTTCCGAGGCCTTGCGTGCCGACGCCTGGCACCATCGCAGCGATGCATTCAGTTCCGTGGTTATCCTGGCAGGTATCCTGTTGGGATCCCGCTTTTTCTGGATTGATGCCGTCCTTGGGCTGGCAGTTGCACTGCTGATTATGGCTACCGCGATATCCCTGCTGCGCCGGGTCAGCAGCCTGGTTATGGGAGAGTCGCCGGACAGCGAGCTGGTGCAGAGCCTGAGCAGGGTAGCTAATCGGGAGGCTGGACATGATGTGCTGCTGCATCATGTGCATCAGCATGTGTACGGCAACCACCGCGAGGTTACCATGCATATCCGGCTGGACAACGAGATGTCTATTGCCGAGGCCCATGAGATGGTCGATCGGATCGAGATGCGAATGCGACGTGAGCTGGATGTGGAGCCAACAATACATATCGAACCACGCCGACGGGTAGAGAGCCGATCGGCTGTCGACCCA
- a CDS encoding ABC transporter permease, with translation MQIEQQEGTVRLVGRLDYQAAAQLHYRFQKQVPDHLDLSRVTALDPAGALFLQQLLHRHHRLRTETLHSLPEQLRQIYTASEAVQPGPMPVPQHPRFLERTGAAALARILALRAFFQLAADSLYWSITGIFHPQDRRSGSVIAHCFTMGVEAVGIIGLLSAILGFILALQAAIQLQQFGAGMLVADLIALALIHEMGPIMTSIIVAGRTGSATASEIATMRVTEELEALKVMGLHPVKYVVVPKLMAITLVMPLLLTLAITAGVLGGAVIGMGYLDIHPTTYLQQSASVILLRDLVRSYSKTVVFAWVIVLIGAHFGFQVEGGAEGVGRATTKSVVAAIFAVLVLDALFSLTLL, from the coding sequence ATGCAGATCGAACAACAGGAGGGCACCGTTCGCCTTGTTGGCAGACTGGATTACCAGGCGGCTGCACAGCTGCACTATCGCTTTCAGAAACAGGTTCCCGATCATCTGGACCTGAGCCGGGTAACCGCCCTGGATCCGGCCGGCGCGCTGTTTTTGCAGCAGCTATTGCACAGGCATCACCGATTGCGCACTGAAACCCTGCACAGCCTGCCGGAGCAGCTGCGCCAGATCTACACCGCCAGCGAGGCTGTCCAGCCTGGCCCGATGCCAGTCCCGCAGCACCCCCGTTTTCTTGAACGCACCGGGGCTGCGGCCCTGGCCAGAATCCTGGCCCTGCGTGCCTTTTTTCAGCTTGCCGCCGACAGCCTGTACTGGAGCATCACCGGGATCTTCCATCCGCAGGATCGGAGATCCGGCTCGGTCATAGCTCATTGCTTTACCATGGGTGTCGAGGCGGTCGGGATAATCGGTCTGCTGTCGGCAATCCTCGGTTTTATCCTGGCACTACAGGCGGCTATCCAGCTGCAGCAGTTTGGTGCCGGCATGCTGGTAGCCGATCTGATTGCCCTGGCGCTGATTCACGAAATGGGACCGATCATGACCTCCATTATTGTCGCCGGCCGAACCGGATCGGCAACCGCCTCGGAGATTGCAACCATGAGGGTTACCGAGGAGCTGGAGGCCCTGAAGGTAATGGGGCTGCACCCGGTAAAATATGTTGTGGTGCCCAAGCTGATGGCAATAACCCTGGTAATGCCACTGCTGCTTACCCTGGCGATCACCGCCGGGGTCCTGGGCGGTGCGGTTATCGGCATGGGATATCTGGACATCCATCCGACAACATACCTGCAGCAGAGCGCTTCGGTGATCCTGCTGCGCGATCTGGTGCGCAGTTACAGCAAGACGGTGGTATTTGCCTGGGTGATTGTCCTGATCGGAGCCCATTTCGGTTTTCAGGTTGAGGGCGGTGCAGAGGGGGTCGGCCGTGCCACCACCAAGTCGGTGGTGGCAGCTATCTTTGCGGTGCTGGTGCTGGACGCGCTGTTCAGCCTGACACTGCTATAG
- a CDS encoding MlaD family protein: MRLTTEQKIRLGIFWLVGGILTIGFFIWVLGDALLQSRDIYYIEFLDQPVSGLQLGSSVLYQGIQVGRVDDIRFDPEEPRRVTVVLSLQEGVPIKADVEAQLTMTGITGGRQIELIGGSRAAALLPPESYITPGTSLFDNITGDAQIIIAKVEQTLNNINLLLGPDNQQRVRSILAHVDETLAEAGEPLAASIVRLDSITEDLQQLAASAAVISARLEAVTGSPQFDSSLEAIAAGAADLQEITGRIRELTESPEWIGILQNAATTAERSAEISHNLAEIADTIAQVPLAEIAGETAVLLEQFGTTFNRMDMTIIRSSRDVLRSMEILNEILEDLSEFSRIISEDPSSLIRF, encoded by the coding sequence ATGCGCTTGACCACAGAACAGAAAATTCGGCTCGGGATCTTTTGGCTGGTCGGCGGAATTCTGACAATCGGCTTCTTTATCTGGGTTTTGGGGGATGCACTGCTGCAGTCTCGCGACATCTACTACATAGAGTTTCTGGATCAGCCGGTGAGCGGACTGCAGCTGGGCAGTTCGGTACTGTACCAGGGCATTCAGGTTGGTCGGGTTGATGATATACGCTTTGATCCCGAGGAACCACGACGGGTAACCGTCGTATTAAGTCTGCAGGAAGGGGTGCCGATCAAGGCCGATGTCGAGGCCCAGCTCACCATGACCGGGATAACCGGCGGGAGGCAGATCGAGCTTATAGGCGGGTCACGGGCAGCCGCCCTGCTGCCGCCGGAATCATATATCACCCCGGGCACCTCCCTGTTTGACAACATTACCGGAGATGCTCAGATTATCATTGCCAAGGTTGAACAGACCCTGAACAACATCAATCTGCTGCTTGGTCCCGACAATCAGCAGCGCGTGCGCAGCATCCTGGCCCACGTCGATGAAACCCTGGCCGAGGCCGGCGAACCGCTTGCTGCCTCCATTGTGCGCCTGGACAGTATTACCGAGGATCTGCAGCAGCTGGCTGCCTCGGCGGCGGTCATCTCGGCCCGGCTGGAAGCCGTCACCGGCAGCCCGCAGTTCGATTCCAGCCTGGAGGCAATCGCTGCCGGCGCTGCCGACCTCCAGGAGATTACCGGCCGCATACGGGAACTGACCGAGTCGCCGGAATGGATCGGTATACTGCAGAATGCGGCAACCACCGCCGAACGATCAGCCGAGATATCGCATAATCTGGCAGAGATTGCCGACACTATTGCGCAGGTGCCGCTGGCCGAGATTGCTGGCGAAACCGCTGTGCTGCTGGAGCAGTTCGGTACGACCTTTAACCGTATGGACATGACCATAATCCGTTCCAGCCGCGATGTGCTGCGATCAATGGAGATCCTGAACGAAATACTGGAAGACCTGAGCGAATTCTCGCGCATAATAAGCGAGGATCCCTCAAGCCTGATCCGTTTTTAG
- a CDS encoding ABC-type transport auxiliary lipoprotein family protein, translating into MRTFRSTKLLALLLLLGLLAGCLTPEQLPTYYYTLDYLDYTESRDLVRQEPLPYRVWIQTPEIPRTYSGRQMVVRHFGPQISYSERDLWAGRLSDFFPRLLTTRLQAYNSFRSASMDFLDSRPDFEIAMQVHRVELVRSEALSEASLDMTLTLRDGRGETILSHRSNRMQPLYSTSMELYVQTLNELILEEFDIFIDLIYAHFDERPAAARRTAAADDEQHDLEAADAPDGHGILLMPSISGIRETASFLAIDRQGREYQGVFGEDLALPAGEYHLLYGSGSAELQMQQRGVQVRRGYRTLVRPDWGELTVEIIDERRTPQDILFEVFDAEGTSYISRFPAREELGDSPDVIHLPPGLYKITLDNEPFNTYRNFTTIQIEEGKWKRLTVVVDTTEGPVRMIGAGIIDDELIALPFGNWNLSSSLHAVLNFIGSHRNYGADGAYSATLTGQLDNQLRYQQRRTTLNILQFSELGLGWDQDSGIEIREDDFDLRTAGILDVYRNLGVYARFDLNTHFFPVYDRNLPEDADPVVLEPPLFPLLMREGVGLNLRLLNAPRASLTLRSGFGLRQEFNRGVQRVTSDGYEDLEDDTSVGLEVSAMGGFRPLRRVQLNTTADLLFPLLEGENIILEWSTGLNWLLLRPLSLNYRFIVSNTPQSDLFELNYSHRLVLRLSYLLN; encoded by the coding sequence ATGAGAACCTTCCGGTCTACCAAGCTGCTGGCATTACTCCTGCTCCTGGGGCTGCTGGCCGGCTGCCTTACCCCGGAGCAGCTGCCAACCTACTACTACACCCTGGACTATCTGGACTATACCGAGTCGCGCGATCTTGTTCGCCAGGAACCGCTGCCCTATCGGGTCTGGATACAGACACCGGAAATCCCGCGCACCTACAGCGGTCGCCAGATGGTAGTCCGTCATTTCGGTCCGCAGATCAGCTACAGCGAGCGGGATCTGTGGGCTGGTCGCTTAAGCGATTTTTTTCCGCGTCTGCTCACCACCCGCCTGCAGGCATACAACAGCTTCCGCAGTGCCAGCATGGATTTTCTGGACTCCCGTCCGGATTTCGAGATTGCGATGCAGGTACACCGGGTTGAGCTGGTTCGTTCCGAGGCCCTCAGCGAGGCATCCCTGGACATGACCCTTACCCTGCGCGACGGGCGCGGCGAGACGATACTGTCGCACCGCAGCAATCGCATGCAGCCCCTGTACTCAACCTCGATGGAGCTCTATGTCCAGACCCTGAACGAACTGATACTCGAGGAGTTCGATATCTTTATCGACCTGATCTATGCCCATTTTGACGAGCGGCCGGCGGCTGCCCGACGCACCGCTGCCGCCGATGATGAACAGCACGATCTGGAAGCAGCAGACGCCCCGGATGGGCACGGAATACTGCTGATGCCAAGCATCAGCGGCATCCGTGAAACCGCCAGCTTTCTTGCAATCGACCGGCAGGGACGCGAATACCAGGGGGTTTTTGGCGAAGACCTGGCACTGCCTGCCGGCGAGTATCATCTGCTGTACGGCAGCGGTTCGGCGGAGCTGCAGATGCAGCAACGGGGGGTACAGGTGCGGCGGGGCTACCGCACCCTGGTTCGCCCCGACTGGGGAGAGCTCACGGTAGAGATCATCGACGAGCGCAGAACCCCGCAGGACATCCTGTTTGAGGTGTTCGATGCAGAGGGAACCAGTTATATATCGCGCTTCCCGGCCCGCGAGGAACTGGGCGACAGCCCGGATGTGATCCACCTTCCGCCAGGATTGTACAAGATCACCCTGGACAACGAACCCTTCAACACCTATCGCAACTTTACCACCATTCAGATAGAAGAGGGAAAATGGAAGCGCCTGACGGTAGTGGTCGATACTACCGAAGGTCCGGTCCGGATGATCGGCGCCGGTATCATCGATGACGAGTTGATTGCTCTGCCCTTTGGCAACTGGAACCTCAGCAGTTCGCTGCATGCGGTGCTGAACTTTATCGGCAGCCATCGCAATTACGGTGCAGACGGGGCTTATTCGGCCACCCTTACCGGCCAGCTGGACAACCAGCTACGGTACCAGCAGCGTCGCACCACCCTGAATATCCTGCAGTTTTCCGAGCTGGGACTGGGCTGGGACCAGGACTCGGGGATCGAAATTCGCGAGGATGACTTTGACCTCCGCACCGCCGGCATCCTGGATGTCTATCGCAATCTTGGCGTGTACGCCAGGTTCGACCTGAACACCCACTTCTTCCCGGTATACGACCGGAACCTTCCCGAGGATGCAGACCCGGTGGTACTGGAACCGCCGCTGTTCCCGCTGCTGATGCGCGAGGGTGTCGGGCTGAATCTGCGGCTGTTGAATGCCCCGCGCGCCTCACTGACCCTGCGCAGCGGATTCGGGCTGAGGCAGGAATTCAACCGCGGGGTACAACGGGTTACCAGCGATGGCTACGAGGATCTGGAGGACGACACCTCGGTTGGTCTTGAGGTTTCGGCCATGGGAGGGTTCCGTCCGCTGCGCCGGGTACAGCTGAACACCACCGCGGATCTGCTGTTCCCGCTGCTGGAAGGAGAGAATATCATCCTGGAATGGAGTACCGGACTCAACTGGCTGCTGCTGCGACCGCTCTCACTGAACTATCGCTTCATCGTGAGCAATACCCCGCAGAGCGATCTCTTTGAATTGAACTACAGCCACCGTCTGGTGCTGCGCCTGAGCTATTTGCTGAACTGA